CCCACGGAAAAACGATTTCGATGATTTTCCGCGACTTGGTATCCGCCGTCTTGGCCGCCAGGCAGGCCGTCCGCGTCATTTCGATCACCTGCTCAAAGGTAAAGCCGAAACAATTCCACGCGTGCATTCCGGAAATCACCCGCCAGGCATGAACGTATTTGGCATAACGCGATACCGTTCGGGCCACAAACTCATACGCCGCCTCCCGGATTTTTTCAAACTCTCTGCCCTCCGCAGACAGCCACGCAGGCACACTGCCGGGATGAAAACGAAGCAAGGGACCTGCACAGAGGGCCAGGCGGCGGCCCGCCAGCAATTCCATACAGCGGTCTATCGCCTCAAAATCATAGTGTCCGGGTTCCGTCTCAATTTGCCCCCATTCCATCGGAATCGTCACAAACCCGAAAATCTCCAGCAGCCATTTCCGATAAGTCGCATCCTCTATTCGGTTCAAATCAATCCCCACTCCGAGAGAATGACGTCCGAGCCCCCGATGCCGGCAGCGCAATGCCAAAAGCTGGTCGGCATGACGGGCCGCAAGCTGCTCGGAAAACTGAAGCCCCTTTTCCAGGGATTGGTCTGCCAGGACAGAGGCCTTCGCGGGATCCGCAATATGAAGGAGAGACTGGATAAACAAATCCTGCGCTTCATGGGCCAAATCGGCAAAGCGGGTATCCTCCTCAAACAAAGCCCAATCCTCGCGCTTCAGCGTAATCTGCATCAGGCGGGCCCGCGCCAGCTCTATATTCAAATTGTAGGGCTCCTGCCGGTCCGGAAGTCGAGTGGTCGACAAAAGCAGTCGCCCTGCCCCTTTGACAGGCCAAAGCAGCGCCACCCCGGCCGAATCCGGACTCCTCTTGGTACATTCCAGCAGACCGTCCTTGTAGTCCATCTGAACCTGATAAAGCGGAATCTGGTCCGCTCCAAACATATAAGCAGCCGCCAGAGAAAAATCCTCCGCCGGCTTACCGTCCTGAAACACCTGAAACTTCAAATATCCGCTCCCAATTGGAAAAACATTCATTAAACTTTTAAATCCAGCGCTTTGGGGATTATAGCAAAACCCCGTTGGGATGCAATTGATTCCTTCTCGAGAGGTCTATCTAGATAAAACAAAAAAACCGCGGTCGAAATCCCGCGGTTTGGAAACGTCAAAAAAAACATCCGCTTAAAACTGCCAGTTTGCAGGGTAGTGGATATATTGCGTCTTGATATTGAATCGACGGCTCAGCGCCTCCACCAGTGCCGCCGTTCGACGCAGCTGATAAGCCGTCACAGGGCTGTCATACAAATCCGCCACCACACAGATTCGAATGATTCCATTGGTGGTCTTCTGCTGAACCCAGCTGTCTGTACACTGAATCTGCCCGTCTCCGGCCCCCTTGCCGTTGCCGACAAGAAAATGAAAATCGGCCCGTGCGGTCCCGCGAAGGGAGGAAATCATCGCCACATCGCCCGCATTTCCGGAATTCGTCCGGCTGTAATAGACCTCGATTCGATTCCACTCAGCAGGCCGTGCTGTTATCGGACGAAATGCCGCCTTCTCAATGGGATCCAATCGTAAATAACTGGCCAGACTGTAGGCCCCGGTCATAGGCGTCTTCTGGTCGAGGGCCATCAGAAGCAAACCGGCAATAGTCATTGAAGCAACCAGTGAGACCCATACGAAGAACGTGCGATTCCGACGATTCATGCCCATCCCTGTGCGCTCATTCCAAGATTTCCATCTCATAACATCCTGCCTATTGTACCAGTTATTTCGGCGCTTCAAACAAAAATCCTGAAACTTTTTCACCTCATCTCACAAAATATAAAAAATAAAATGTGTGCAAGATTCATAAAATACCATTCAAATCATCCGTACGCTCTGTAGCGAATCCGCCGAGGAAAGGTTGTAGGGTTTGTAGGGGATAAATCAAGAAAAAAACGGCAGCAGGTTTGGAAATTGCTTGACGCATCCTTCTCTATTTTCATAGTATAGGACTTGCGCAAACAGGAGGATGGATGCATGGAAGAGATAGAAAGGATTCGCCGACTCGCAGAGGAGGTGTTAACCTTTCAGGGGCCCTCGGGACAATCGGAGCGTTGGCTTTGGGAGAAAGCCGCACGGATCGCACGGAATGCGGAACTGATCACCAAATTACCCGAATTAACAAAAAAGGGCGAATCCTTCGACATCTTCTCCCTCTTGGCCGCTGCATATCTATGTGATGCAGGATACAGACTTTACAGTCAGGTCAAAGGCCAAACCTTGACAGAGGCGGTGGTAGAACTCCGAGGGAGGCAATTACGAGAATACTCCATTCAACTGGTCAAAGAGAAAGAAACGGCCTCCCTGTTTAAGGGCAAAACAGACCATATATGTCGCATAATAGACGAGGTCGAAAACCGTTCTACCCAGCTGACTGAAGCCAAAATTCTTTCCGATGCCCGTTTGCTCGATGAGATTGGAGCCATCGGACTTTTTCAGGAAATCCGCCGATATTTTCTTCAGGGCAAAGGAGCCGGGGCCCTGCTGGATGGATGGGACCGCAGGGTGGAATACCGCTACTGGGAAGCACGTCTTAAAGACGGTTTTCACTACCAAACCGTCCGTCAAATCGCTCAAAGCCGATTTGCGGCGATGGAACAATACATCCGTCAGCTCCGCAAAGAATACCTCGGCCAGGACTTTCAAAACATAGAACTTGAATCCTTCAATACAATCTCCTAATATTCTCAAAAACAGCAAAAAACTTCCGAACAGAAAAGGAAATTTCCGATGAAAGAGCGGTCGATTACCGCGATTTTCCCGGGTTCTTTTGACCCTATCACCAACGGCCATCTGGATGTGATTCGCCGGGGATACAAACTGTTTGACCGACTGATTGTGGCAGTCGGACAAAACCCCGGAAAAGAGGAATTGTTCACCAAAGCCGAACGCGTGGAAATGATACGCGCTCTTGTAGGGGATTTGCCCGGCGTAACCGTGGAAAGTTATGATACCCTCACCGTGGAATTTGCCGCCCACAGGGGAGCCCAGGTTATGCTGCGGGGGCTGCGAAACCTCACGGATGTCGAATATGAATTCCAACTGGCCATGACCAACCGAAAAATCGCCGGCATCGAAACCGTCTTTATCATGACCAGTGAAGAATACGGCTATGTCAATTCCACGATGGTGCGCCAGCTGGCCCTGCTGGGCGGGGATGTTTCCGGGCTGATTCCCCCCTCCGTCTATCAGCGGCTCCGGCAGAAATTAGCCGTTCGAAAACCCGCCAAACAAAATGACGTGCCGGAATAGGGCATCCTCCCTGTAAAGTGAAAAATTACACGGCCCGTTCCGGAAAAATGGACTTGTATTCTTTTTCCAACTGCAGCAGATGCCGCATTTCCTCCTGACTTAATTGAAAGAAAATATCTGCGATTTCCGGTTTGTCGGCTTTCCCCATCCATTCCGCAAACAGATGAAACGATTCTCGCTGTCGTTGAATCGCCAGCTCAAACGCATCCTGAATAAGCATCCGTTTGGCCAGAAACTTCCACTCCGGCCATTCTTCTTTTTCCAGTTGTGAAACGTCCGGCTCCGAAACCGTCAAACCGATTTTGTACAGCTCCATTTCAATTTTTCTTCGCTGCCGTTCTTCGGCCTGTGCCAGTGCCAGGAAAATGGCCTGAGCAGCGGTATTTTCCACACTATCCGCCAAACGCCGGTAGATTTTCTCTGAAAAAATCACGCGAGCCAGAGCAAATTTCAGGATATCTTCAATGGTATGAAACTCAATCATGACATTTCTCACCAAAAACGAGTGAGAATACAAGCCAAAATACTTTCCTTCCTAACTACTCTCCCGCTGCACACAAAGTTCTTTCTTTCACTATATCTGAAAATTTTGGTTTGAAAAGCAGGATTTTCCCTGAAAATACATCCAGAAAAAAAAGGAATCCGAGACAGGAAAATTACGCAAACCACAGGTCTGGCCGACTGAGGGCATATTTCAAATCGATGTATCGATAGGGCAAATCATACTGAACGCAGATTTCTTTAAACCGCCGGATGGCTTCTTCGCTGAGCTGATGCTGCCGCCGCGGGTCCGATGTGCACGTAAAAATCCGGCAGGCGGCAAACCGGTACGGATAAACACCGCACCGCCCGTTTTCCCGATACGGACAAACCCCATCCGTCATCACCCGAAAATCCAGGGGCAGATGATGAAGAAAATAGAGCATCTCCGGCGTCGTGATGTACAAACGATGCCCGTAGCTTTCAAAATCACAGCAGGTCCCGCAGACCCGACACACAGGATTCAGGGCCCCAATCGCCCCCGCCAGCCAATCATAGACCTGCTGAACACGGGCAAGAATCTCATTCAGGACATCCGTCGGCATCCGGTTTTGCGGTTCGCTGGGATTCAATCTGCTCCAAACTCCAAAAAGTACCCTGATTGATTCCGGGGCATTTCTGACCCGTCGCTTCCCACGCCTGGGGCGTGCGAAGGTTTTCATTCCAGAACGGCCAGGTTCGACACTGAAGCGGCCGCACCGGATAAATTGCACAGCCGCGCCGGCCGCCGCCGAAATCCGTCAGAAAAATGCAGTCTTTGGTTCGCGGATGCTCGATGAGACTGAGCCGAAAACCCACACGACGGACATATTTTTCCCGAAAGACCTCCGAAGGGATTTTCAGGTAATCCGCCGCCCGCTGAAGTTCTTTTCGGGTCAGCCAGATATATCCTTCCTGCGGCCCTGCACAGCACCATCCGCAGCCGACGCACGCAAAAAACAACCCCTTTGCGTACCACTTGCCCGCCCGAATGTCCATCAATCCCATTTCAGAACAGCTCCGGTATCGGCGCTTGTGGCCATCGCGGCGTATTTGGCCAGACAGCCGCTGGTAATCCGCGGCGGACGCGGCTTCCACTGCGCCTTCCGCCGATTCAGTTCATCCGCACTCAAACGAACCGCAAGGGTTCCGGCCGGAATATCAATATCAATAATATCGCCGTTCTGAACCAGCGCAATCGGCCCGCCGACCGCTGCTTCCGGACTGATATGACCGATGCAGGCCCCGCGTGTGCCGCCGGAAAACCGCCCGTCCGTAATCAGCGCCACGGAATCCCCCAGCCCCGCCCCCATAATATAACTGGTGGGACTGAGCATTTCCTGCATCCCCGGTCCGCCCTTGGGCCCTTCGTACCGGATGACCACCACATCGCCGGGCTTGACTTTGCCGCCTAAAATGCCTTCGCAGGCCTCTTCCTGACTTTCAAAGATGACCGCCGGCCCGCTGTGGCGAAGCATCTTCTCCGACACACCCGCCGTCTTAACCACACAGCCGTTGGGGGCCAGATTCCCGCGAAGGATCGCCAGTCCCCCCGTCTTCGAGTAGGCGTTCTCGAGCGGACGGATACACTCCGGGTTCAAAATCTTGGCCTTTCGAATCCGCTCCCCAAGTGTCACCCCCGACACCGTCATACATTCCGGATGCAGCAGCCCGTCAATCCGGCTGATTTCCTTCAGAATCGCGCTGATTCCGCCGGCCGCATCCACATCTTCCATATGCCAATGGCTGGAGGGAGAAACCTTGCAGATATTCGGACACCGTTCACTGATGCGGTTGATTCTGTCCAAATCATAAGAGATGCCCGCCTCATTGGCTATGGCCATCGTGTGCAGAACCGTATTGGTGGACCCGCCCATGGCCATATCACAAATAAAGGCATTATCGATAGACTTTTCAGTAATAATATCCCGCGGCCGCAGATTCTCCCGCACCAGTTCAACGATTCTCTGTCCGGCCGTGCGGTAGAGCTTCTGGCGGCGCCGGTCCACCGCCGGAATCGTGCCGTTGCCCGGCAGGGCCATTCCTATCGCCTCGCAAAGGCAGTTCATACTGTTGGCCGTGAACATCCCCGAACAGCTTCCCTGAGTCGGGCAGCCCGAACATTCCAACTCATACAGCTGTTGTTCGCTGATTTTGCCGGCGTTAAACTGGGCAACCCCTTCGAAAATGCTGATTAAATCCGTCGTCTTTCCGTCCTTCGTCTTGCCGGCCAGCATCGGTCCGCCGGAGACAAACAGCGTCGGGATATTCACCCGCACAGCCGCCATCAGCATTCCCGGAATAATCTTATCGCAGTTCGGGATGCAGACCATTCCATCAAAACAATGGGCTCGAAGCATTGCCTCCACAGCATCCGCAATAATCTCTCGGGAAGCCAGGGAATACTTCATTCCCGTATGTCCCATGGCGATGCCGTCGCAGATTGCAATCGTGTTAAACTCAAACGGCACCCCGCCGGCCTGCCGAATGGCTTTCTTCACCGCTTTGGCAACCTCATGAAGATGAATATGCCCCGGCACAACATCGCAGTAGCTGTTTGCCACCGCAATAAACGGCTTGTTGATATCTTCATCCTTCAGCCCGCAAGCCCGCAAGAGCCCCCGGTGCGGAGCCCGCTGAAATCCCTGTTTAATCTGGTCGCTGTTCATACGCTTCTCCAAAATAGCGGTCCGGTTTTCATTCAATAAAAAACTGCATTATAACGAAAAAAAACAGCTGACCATAATAGAAATTTTAGGAACTCAACCACCACAAAACCAAAATGTGGATGTCAAAAACCCTGATTTTGCCGCCCTTTGAGAATTTTCAGTTGTCAACTGTCTTTTGAATCCCTATAATCCCTGTTCCATAGGAACAAACAAAAAAAGATAAGGATATCC
The Anaerohalosphaeraceae bacterium genome window above contains:
- the coaD gene encoding pantetheine-phosphate adenylyltransferase, encoding MKERSITAIFPGSFDPITNGHLDVIRRGYKLFDRLIVAVGQNPGKEELFTKAERVEMIRALVGDLPGVTVESYDTLTVEFAAHRGAQVMLRGLRNLTDVEYEFQLAMTNRKIAGIETVFIMTSEEYGYVNSTMVRQLALLGGDVSGLIPPSVYQRLRQKLAVRKPAKQNDVPE
- a CDS encoding YkgJ family cysteine cluster protein encodes the protein MGLMDIRAGKWYAKGLFFACVGCGWCCAGPQEGYIWLTRKELQRAADYLKIPSEVFREKYVRRVGFRLSLIEHPRTKDCIFLTDFGGGRRGCAIYPVRPLQCRTWPFWNENLRTPQAWEATGQKCPGINQGTFWSLEQIESQRTAKPDADGCPE
- the ilvD gene encoding dihydroxy-acid dehydratase — its product is MNSDQIKQGFQRAPHRGLLRACGLKDEDINKPFIAVANSYCDVVPGHIHLHEVAKAVKKAIRQAGGVPFEFNTIAICDGIAMGHTGMKYSLASREIIADAVEAMLRAHCFDGMVCIPNCDKIIPGMLMAAVRVNIPTLFVSGGPMLAGKTKDGKTTDLISIFEGVAQFNAGKISEQQLYELECSGCPTQGSCSGMFTANSMNCLCEAIGMALPGNGTIPAVDRRRQKLYRTAGQRIVELVRENLRPRDIITEKSIDNAFICDMAMGGSTNTVLHTMAIANEAGISYDLDRINRISERCPNICKVSPSSHWHMEDVDAAGGISAILKEISRIDGLLHPECMTVSGVTLGERIRKAKILNPECIRPLENAYSKTGGLAILRGNLAPNGCVVKTAGVSEKMLRHSGPAVIFESQEEACEGILGGKVKPGDVVVIRYEGPKGGPGMQEMLSPTSYIMGAGLGDSVALITDGRFSGGTRGACIGHISPEAAVGGPIALVQNGDIIDIDIPAGTLAVRLSADELNRRKAQWKPRPPRITSGCLAKYAAMATSADTGAVLKWD
- a CDS encoding endo-1,4-beta-xylanase; translated protein: MKFQVFQDGKPAEDFSLAAAYMFGADQIPLYQVQMDYKDGLLECTKRSPDSAGVALLWPVKGAGRLLLSTTRLPDRQEPYNLNIELARARLMQITLKREDWALFEEDTRFADLAHEAQDLFIQSLLHIADPAKASVLADQSLEKGLQFSEQLAARHADQLLALRCRHRGLGRHSLGVGIDLNRIEDATYRKWLLEIFGFVTIPMEWGQIETEPGHYDFEAIDRCMELLAGRRLALCAGPLLRFHPGSVPAWLSAEGREFEKIREAAYEFVARTVSRYAKYVHAWRVISGMHAWNCFGFTFEQVIEMTRTACLAAKTADTKSRKIIEIVFPWGEYYATDRTTIPPLVYTDMIIQSGINFDAVGLQLQFGANLPGMHVRDMMQISSRLDFFAQVAKPVHITSVAVPDRISMPQGDPQLCGYWHKPWTEEIQAQWIESFYKAALSRSFINTVTYGALADGNHNALAGQGLLDEHLNPKKALLSIVKFQKLIEKR
- a CDS encoding ferritin family protein, producing the protein MIEFHTIEDILKFALARVIFSEKIYRRLADSVENTAAQAIFLALAQAEERQRRKIEMELYKIGLTVSEPDVSQLEKEEWPEWKFLAKRMLIQDAFELAIQRQRESFHLFAEWMGKADKPEIADIFFQLSQEEMRHLLQLEKEYKSIFPERAV